One window from the genome of Echinicola vietnamensis DSM 17526 encodes:
- the murD gene encoding UDP-N-acetylmuramoyl-L-alanine--D-glutamate ligase, translated as MKRIAILGAGESGIGAALLAKVNGYEVFVSDGGSIKEHRKQQLEDAGVDFEEGGHDAERLLGFPEMIKSPGIPYSHPVVKAAMEQDIPVIDELEFAYGFSRGRVIAITGTNGKTTTAMLTYHLMKTGGLDVGLGGNVGQSWASQLVQGDHDWWVLEVSSFQIDGFRSLKPKVAVLTNITPDHLDRYDYKMDHYVQSKLGLLKQMDEEDDFIYYREDQHTWQGMSQINVRPKIHEISLETIGKDGGLFNGTEVKLNFRNHMISIPEREMAMKGNHNMLNVMCASTAALLAGISEEALKAGLADFKNAPHRMELVRELEGVTFINDSKGTNVDATVYALSTFKEPLIWIAGGVDKGNDYETLMPVVKDHVKVLICLGKDNKKLKTAFEGVVPEILETQEMAAAVQWGLEKGAKGDVVLLSPACASFDLFKNYEDRGDQFKEAVKQLKLKAL; from the coding sequence ATGAAGAGAATAGCCATTTTAGGAGCAGGAGAAAGTGGGATTGGTGCAGCATTGCTGGCCAAGGTGAACGGCTATGAGGTTTTTGTCTCAGACGGAGGCAGCATAAAAGAACATAGAAAGCAACAGCTTGAGGATGCAGGGGTCGATTTTGAAGAAGGTGGCCACGATGCAGAAAGGTTGTTGGGATTTCCCGAGATGATCAAGAGTCCAGGGATTCCCTATTCCCACCCGGTGGTAAAAGCCGCGATGGAGCAGGATATTCCCGTCATTGACGAACTGGAATTTGCCTATGGGTTCTCGCGGGGCAGGGTCATCGCCATTACCGGTACCAATGGAAAGACCACCACGGCCATGCTGACCTATCACCTGATGAAAACCGGGGGACTGGATGTCGGTTTGGGCGGCAATGTCGGCCAAAGCTGGGCAAGTCAGCTGGTTCAGGGAGATCACGATTGGTGGGTCTTGGAGGTCAGTAGCTTCCAAATAGACGGGTTCAGGAGTTTGAAACCGAAAGTAGCTGTGCTGACCAATATTACCCCGGACCATTTGGATCGGTATGATTATAAAATGGATCATTATGTCCAGTCCAAGTTAGGATTGCTGAAACAAATGGACGAGGAGGATGATTTTATCTATTACCGAGAGGATCAGCATACTTGGCAGGGAATGAGCCAAATAAATGTCCGTCCAAAAATCCATGAGATCTCCTTGGAGACCATAGGAAAAGATGGCGGATTGTTTAACGGTACGGAGGTGAAGCTCAATTTCCGGAACCACATGATTTCGATTCCGGAGCGCGAGATGGCCATGAAGGGAAACCACAATATGCTCAATGTCATGTGCGCATCCACGGCTGCTTTATTGGCGGGGATAAGCGAGGAAGCATTGAAAGCAGGATTGGCGGATTTTAAAAATGCCCCGCACCGGATGGAACTGGTAAGGGAGCTGGAAGGGGTGACCTTCATCAATGATAGTAAGGGCACCAATGTGGATGCGACCGTTTATGCACTTTCCACCTTTAAGGAACCGCTGATATGGATCGCCGGTGGGGTGGACAAAGGCAATGATTACGAAACGTTAATGCCAGTGGTAAAAGATCATGTCAAAGTACTGATCTGCCTTGGCAAGGATAATAAAAAGTTAAAAACGGCTTTCGAGGGAGTGGTTCCCGAGATTTTGGAAACGCAAGAAATGGCAGCTGCGGTTCAGTGGGGCCTTGAAAAAGGCGCCAAGGGAGATGTGGTGTTATTGTCCCCGGCCTGTGCGAGTTTTGATTTGTTCAAAAACTACGAAGACCGTGGTGATCAGTTTAAGGAAGCAGTAAAGCAATTGAAGTTAAAGGCCCTATGA
- the mraY gene encoding phospho-N-acetylmuramoyl-pentapeptide-transferase translates to MLYHLFDYIDSAYDFPGAGVFRYISFRAGMAAMFSLIITITFGKSMIDWIRRKQIGETVRDLGLEGQSEKKGTPTMGGLMMIAAITLPTLLFADVYNIYIILLLVTVIWLGGIGFLDDFIKVFRKNKEGLAGKFKIIGQIGIGIIVGATLYFHEDVVVREFQNPVSIEEGVVETPAFEDVKAMKTTIPFMKNNELNYEQFLGFLGDDVTPYLYILLVIFIITAVSNGANITDGIDGLAAGTSAIIGLAIAIFAYISGNAIFSQYLNVMFIPNSGELVIFCAAFLGACVGFLWYNSFPAQVFMGDTGSLMLGGVIAVLCLTLRKELLIPVLCGIFVIENLSVIMQVSYFKYTKKKYGEGRRIFRMSPLHHHYQKGGVPESKIVTRFWIVGILLAIITLATLKLR, encoded by the coding sequence ATGCTTTACCATCTTTTTGATTATATCGACAGTGCATATGACTTTCCGGGGGCGGGGGTGTTTAGGTACATTTCCTTCCGGGCGGGGATGGCAGCGATGTTTTCATTGATCATAACGATCACCTTTGGTAAGAGCATGATCGATTGGATCCGAAGGAAGCAAATTGGTGAAACAGTTCGGGACTTGGGGCTGGAAGGACAAAGCGAGAAAAAAGGAACGCCTACCATGGGCGGGCTGATGATGATTGCGGCGATTACCTTGCCCACCTTGCTGTTTGCTGATGTGTACAATATCTATATCATCTTGCTGCTGGTCACCGTGATCTGGTTGGGAGGCATAGGTTTTCTGGACGATTTCATCAAGGTATTTCGAAAAAACAAAGAAGGACTGGCGGGCAAATTCAAGATTATCGGCCAGATCGGTATTGGGATCATCGTGGGAGCCACTTTATACTTTCACGAAGACGTGGTGGTAAGGGAATTCCAAAACCCGGTTTCCATCGAAGAAGGCGTCGTGGAGACTCCGGCATTTGAGGATGTAAAAGCCATGAAGACCACCATCCCTTTTATGAAGAACAATGAGCTCAATTATGAGCAATTCTTGGGCTTTTTGGGGGATGATGTGACACCTTACCTCTATATCCTGCTGGTGATATTTATCATCACTGCTGTTTCCAATGGTGCCAATATCACCGATGGGATCGACGGTTTGGCAGCAGGTACGTCTGCGATCATCGGTTTGGCGATTGCCATTTTTGCCTATATCAGTGGTAATGCCATTTTCTCCCAATACCTGAATGTGATGTTCATTCCCAATTCCGGTGAGCTGGTGATTTTCTGTGCCGCTTTCTTGGGGGCTTGTGTGGGATTTCTGTGGTACAATTCCTTTCCGGCACAGGTGTTTATGGGCGATACGGGAAGTTTGATGCTGGGTGGGGTGATCGCCGTGCTGTGTTTGACCTTGCGCAAAGAGCTGTTGATCCCGGTATTATGTGGAATTTTCGTGATAGAAAACCTGTCTGTGATCATGCAGGTGAGCTATTTCAAGTATACCAAAAAGAAGTATGGCGAAGGAAGGCGGATCTTTAGGATGTCACCCTTGCACCATCATTATCAAAAGGGTGGTGTTCCCGAATCAAAGATCGTGACCCGCTTTTGGATTGTAGGAATTCTGTTGGCCATCATCACCTTGGCAACACTGAAATTACGATAA
- a CDS encoding UDP-N-acetylmuramoyl-L-alanyl-D-glutamate--2,6-diaminopimelate ligase: MKTLKDILYNVSLTSTTGDMEVAVKDIVFDSRKVEEGDVFVATKGTQVDGHAYIDKAIASGAKAIVCEALPGELPKGITYVQVVDSAKALGIMASNFFDHPSAQLKVVAVTGTNGKTTCVTLLHRLFMELGYMVGMLSTVENKINDEVIAATHTTPDSVAINRLMAKMVAEGCTHCFMEASSHAIVQERMAGLQLSGAVFTNISHDHLDYHGTFDEYIKAKKKLFDELPKGAFALVNADDKRGMVMMQNTKASKRTFGLKYPTDFKAKVLSNTLQGLELDLNGRQAWFRMIGEFNAYNITSVLGVALLLGEEEEEVLMQLSSIKGAQGRFDQLHVEGITAIVDYAHTPDALENVLKTIQGVRTGGEKVITVVGCGGNRDKAKRPVMAKIATDMSDKVVLTSDNPRDEDPMEILRDMETGVNPVAYKKTVVIADRKEAIKTACVMAEKGDIILVAGKGHETYQEIKGVKHPFDDLKIVKELMELIHTK; this comes from the coding sequence ATGAAGACCTTGAAGGACATATTGTACAACGTATCCTTGACATCCACTACCGGTGATATGGAAGTGGCGGTGAAGGATATTGTCTTTGACAGCCGAAAGGTGGAAGAAGGTGATGTTTTCGTGGCCACCAAAGGCACACAAGTGGATGGGCATGCCTATATCGATAAGGCGATCGCCAGTGGAGCCAAGGCCATTGTCTGTGAGGCATTGCCGGGGGAATTGCCTAAAGGCATTACCTATGTCCAAGTGGTGGATTCCGCCAAGGCTTTGGGCATCATGGCATCCAACTTCTTTGACCATCCTTCTGCCCAGTTAAAAGTCGTCGCTGTAACAGGTACCAATGGCAAGACCACCTGCGTGACGCTTTTGCACAGGCTGTTTATGGAGTTGGGCTACATGGTGGGCATGCTCAGTACCGTGGAGAACAAAATCAATGACGAGGTCATTGCCGCGACCCATACGACGCCGGACAGTGTGGCGATCAACAGGCTCATGGCCAAAATGGTAGCGGAAGGGTGTACGCATTGCTTTATGGAGGCGAGCTCCCATGCCATCGTGCAAGAGCGGATGGCCGGCTTACAGCTGTCCGGGGCAGTCTTTACCAATATTTCCCATGATCATTTGGACTATCATGGTACATTTGACGAATACATAAAGGCCAAGAAGAAGCTGTTTGATGAGCTTCCCAAAGGTGCTTTTGCCTTGGTTAATGCCGACGACAAGCGGGGGATGGTGATGATGCAAAATACCAAGGCCAGCAAACGTACTTTCGGCTTGAAATATCCTACGGATTTTAAGGCCAAGGTGCTCAGCAATACCTTGCAAGGGCTGGAGCTGGACCTCAATGGCCGTCAGGCATGGTTCAGGATGATCGGGGAGTTTAATGCCTATAACATTACCAGTGTGCTGGGCGTGGCGCTATTGCTGGGAGAAGAGGAAGAAGAGGTGCTGATGCAGCTTTCCAGTATCAAAGGGGCCCAAGGGAGGTTTGACCAGTTGCATGTGGAAGGAATCACGGCGATAGTGGATTATGCCCATACCCCTGATGCCTTGGAGAATGTGCTCAAGACCATCCAGGGAGTGCGTACTGGAGGCGAAAAGGTGATTACCGTCGTTGGCTGTGGCGGCAACCGTGACAAGGCCAAACGTCCTGTCATGGCTAAGATCGCCACTGATATGAGCGATAAGGTAGTGCTGACCTCTGATAATCCCCGGGATGAGGATCCGATGGAAATCCTTCGGGATATGGAGACGGGCGTCAATCCTGTGGCTTACAAAAAGACCGTGGTGATCGCGGATCGGAAGGAAGCCATCAAAACGGCCTGTGTCATGGCCGAAAAGGGGGATATCATCTTAGTGGCCGGAAAGGGTCACGAAACCTATCAGGAAATCAAAGGGGTAAAGCATCCTTTTGACGATCTGAAAATTGTAAAGGAATTAATGGAATTGATACATACAAAATAA
- a CDS encoding penicillin-binding protein: MNIKKSILLRVRLAFLAVVLFAGAILYRIAHVQFVDGDKWRQKAEDINLQYRKVSATRGNIYSDDGSLLATSLPFYRVALDPGIADEDEYRAGIDSLSRKLSAFYNDKSANAYKRMINDARLEGRRYIVLNRRQIGYQEKQAMSTWPIFRKGRMGGGVIFEKVEKRYNPFKNLAGRTIGFLNEDRYGAGLEYSFNGYLEGKNGEALFQKIAGGTWKPVHDAEDIRPEDGYDVVTTIDINIQDVAESALLRQLLNKDAEYGCVVVMEVKTGHIKAIANLEKKDSGYGYGEYYNYAIGEQGLTEPGSTFKLLSMLALLEEGKVNLTDTVDTGDGNYKFYNQTMRDAKYGGYGKLTVRQAFEKSSNVGISRLVDEQFGVDPAKFLGYVEQVGLDKPLGFQLKGEGVPYFKDPKNKKNWYGTTLPWMSIGYEVKLTPLHTLTLYNAVANGGRVVKPMIVERIQRGNSVEEEYDTEVVRKSIASDRTIRQLQELLEGVVERGTARNISNSNYKIAGKTGTAQKLVNGRYTRKYYTSFAGYFPADAPKYSMIIVIDSPKGFNAYGGDVSAPVFKEIADKIYAQDLELNKDDGIPAPKKRSGDEVFPYIQAGKVDELQMICNRFGLSNHYNGDEQWVQSSLVNHSISWKANEVEAPVVPDVSGMTLRDALYVLENKGLKVNYSGRGRVKSQSLHAGANVPKGGSIRIVLG; this comes from the coding sequence ATGAACATTAAGAAATCCATATTACTGAGGGTAAGACTTGCCTTTTTGGCGGTAGTGCTTTTTGCAGGGGCTATTCTTTACAGGATAGCCCATGTTCAGTTTGTGGATGGAGATAAATGGCGACAAAAAGCCGAGGATATCAACCTGCAGTACCGAAAGGTCAGTGCCACGCGGGGAAATATCTACAGCGATGACGGTAGTTTGCTGGCGACCAGCCTGCCTTTTTACCGGGTGGCCCTCGATCCGGGGATTGCCGACGAGGATGAATACCGCGCAGGTATTGACTCCCTTTCCCGGAAGTTGTCCGCTTTTTACAATGATAAATCCGCCAATGCTTACAAGCGCATGATCAATGATGCCCGTTTGGAGGGCAGGCGGTACATAGTCCTGAACAGAAGGCAAATAGGATATCAAGAAAAGCAGGCCATGTCCACCTGGCCCATTTTCCGGAAAGGCAGGATGGGCGGAGGTGTGATCTTCGAAAAGGTCGAGAAACGCTATAACCCATTCAAAAACTTGGCGGGCAGGACCATCGGGTTTTTAAATGAGGACCGGTATGGGGCTGGTTTGGAATATAGCTTTAACGGTTACCTGGAAGGAAAAAATGGAGAGGCCCTTTTCCAAAAAATCGCCGGAGGGACCTGGAAACCCGTGCACGACGCGGAGGACATCAGGCCCGAAGATGGTTATGATGTGGTCACGACCATTGACATCAACATCCAGGATGTGGCAGAATCTGCCTTGCTGCGGCAGCTGCTGAACAAGGATGCCGAGTATGGCTGTGTGGTGGTCATGGAAGTAAAAACCGGCCATATCAAGGCCATTGCCAACCTGGAGAAGAAGGACAGTGGATACGGGTATGGCGAGTATTATAATTATGCCATCGGAGAGCAAGGGCTCACCGAGCCAGGATCGACTTTTAAGTTGCTGTCCATGTTGGCCCTTTTGGAGGAAGGCAAGGTAAACCTGACTGACACTGTGGACACTGGAGATGGTAATTACAAGTTCTATAACCAGACCATGCGGGATGCGAAATATGGAGGATACGGGAAACTTACCGTTAGACAAGCCTTTGAAAAGTCCTCTAACGTGGGGATTTCGCGATTGGTGGACGAACAATTTGGAGTGGATCCGGCGAAGTTCTTGGGTTATGTGGAGCAAGTGGGGTTGGATAAGCCATTGGGATTTCAGCTAAAAGGAGAAGGAGTACCTTACTTCAAGGATCCCAAAAACAAGAAAAACTGGTACGGGACCACTTTGCCTTGGATGTCCATAGGCTATGAAGTGAAGCTCACGCCACTGCATACGCTGACCCTGTATAATGCCGTGGCCAATGGCGGACGGGTAGTGAAGCCGATGATCGTGGAGCGCATCCAGCGTGGCAACAGTGTGGAGGAGGAGTATGATACTGAAGTGGTTCGCAAGAGCATTGCTTCGGATCGGACCATCCGCCAGTTGCAGGAATTGCTGGAAGGCGTGGTGGAGCGCGGTACTGCCCGAAATATCAGCAACAGTAACTATAAAATTGCTGGGAAGACGGGCACGGCCCAAAAACTGGTCAACGGACGGTATACGCGAAAATATTACACTTCTTTTGCCGGTTATTTCCCGGCAGATGCGCCCAAATACAGCATGATCATCGTGATCGACAGCCCGAAGGGCTTTAATGCTTATGGTGGAGATGTGTCGGCGCCGGTTTTTAAGGAGATTGCCGATAAAATATACGCCCAAGACCTGGAATTGAACAAGGATGATGGCATCCCAGCGCCCAAAAAGCGATCTGGCGATGAAGTGTTCCCTTACATCCAGGCCGGCAAAGTGGACGAGTTGCAGATGATCTGTAACCGTTTTGGGCTGTCCAACCATTACAATGGCGACGAACAATGGGTGCAGTCCTCATTGGTCAACCATTCCATTTCCTGGAAGGCCAATGAAGTGGAGGCGCCCGTGGTGCCCGATGTTTCGGGAATGACCTTGCGTGATGCCTTGTATGTGTTGGAAAATAAAGGATTGAAAGTGAATTACTCCGGTCGGGGAAGGGTGAAAAGCCAGTCCCTCCATGCCGGAGCAAACGTGCCCAAAGGAGGCTCGATAAGAATTGTTTTAGGCTGA
- a CDS encoding FtsL-like putative cell division protein, translating into MEGNTFKKKIKKRGSNESRRSGKPANSKNVFALIEEKLKMSNILGEGIPVKLVPPFLYAALIALIYIWSNHKAESTIREIEDLQQEVEDLRADVTTLEAEYMFSSKQSEVARKIKVLNIYEIEEPPKKIIRDK; encoded by the coding sequence ATGGAAGGAAATACTTTTAAGAAGAAAATAAAGAAAAGAGGAAGCAACGAAAGCCGCAGGTCCGGCAAGCCTGCCAACAGCAAAAACGTGTTTGCCCTGATCGAGGAAAAGCTGAAGATGAGCAATATCCTGGGAGAAGGGATTCCCGTGAAGCTAGTGCCTCCTTTTCTATATGCCGCGTTGATCGCGTTGATCTATATCTGGAGCAACCATAAAGCGGAGAGTACGATTCGAGAGATTGAAGACCTGCAGCAGGAGGTAGAAGACTTGCGGGCGGACGTCACTACGCTGGAAGCGGAATATATGTTCAGCAGCAAACAGTCGGAAGTGGCCAGAAAGATCAAAGTGTTGAACATCTACGAAATTGAGGAACCTCCAAAAAAGATTATAAGGGATAAATGA
- the rsmH gene encoding 16S rRNA (cytosine(1402)-N(4))-methyltransferase RsmH: MSATAYHIPVMLHECVEGLAIRPDGVYVDLTFGGGGHSKEILKHLGPEGRLYGFDQDEDAAVNAPDDERFTFVQANFRDLARYLRLYGLSKVDGVLGDLGISSHQIDEPSRGFSTRFDGELDMRMNQLAGVSAQDVLNTYEEAALHKLFGMYGEVRNAKSLAQAVVTARANAPFQTTEQFKQLLQQLAPRGREFKYFAQVFQALRIEVNDEMGALEDALTQSVEVLKTGGRLVVMSYHSLEDRMVKNFISKGKFQGEVEKDFYGNLIRPLEPVSRKAIQASPEEVARNNRARSAKLRIAKKV, encoded by the coding sequence ATGAGTGCAACAGCGTACCATATTCCAGTGATGCTTCACGAATGCGTGGAGGGCTTGGCCATTCGTCCTGACGGGGTCTATGTGGACCTGACGTTTGGCGGGGGTGGCCATTCCAAAGAAATCCTCAAACATTTGGGGCCTGAGGGCAGACTGTACGGTTTTGACCAAGATGAGGATGCGGCGGTAAATGCTCCTGATGACGAGCGCTTCACCTTTGTCCAAGCGAATTTCAGGGACCTGGCCAGGTACCTTCGGCTGTACGGGCTGAGCAAAGTAGACGGTGTTTTGGGCGACCTTGGGATTTCCTCCCACCAGATCGATGAACCCTCAAGGGGGTTCAGTACCCGCTTTGATGGGGAGCTGGACATGCGCATGAACCAATTGGCCGGTGTGTCTGCCCAGGATGTGCTTAACACCTATGAGGAAGCGGCGCTGCACAAGTTGTTCGGGATGTACGGGGAGGTGCGGAATGCCAAGTCACTGGCGCAAGCGGTGGTGACGGCACGGGCCAACGCACCCTTTCAGACCACCGAGCAGTTCAAGCAGTTGTTGCAGCAGTTGGCGCCGAGAGGGCGGGAGTTCAAGTATTTTGCCCAAGTGTTCCAAGCCCTGCGGATCGAGGTGAATGATGAGATGGGCGCTTTGGAAGATGCCTTGACCCAGTCCGTGGAGGTGCTCAAGACCGGAGGCAGGCTGGTGGTGATGAGTTACCATTCCCTGGAGGACAGGATGGTCAAGAATTTTATCAGCAAAGGGAAATTCCAGGGGGAAGTAGAAAAAGATTTCTATGGGAACCTGATTCGTCCCTTGGAGCCGGTCAGCCGGAAAGCCATTCAGGCCAGTCCTGAAGAAGTGGCCAGAAACAACCGTGCGAGAAGTGCCAAATTGAGAATTGCAAAAAAAGTATAG
- the mraZ gene encoding division/cell wall cluster transcriptional repressor MraZ, which translates to MGNFSSEYYCKLDAKGRLVLPAKLKAALPETFGNELVMRRGFDPCLVLYPMNEYRKLDNKVSALDDFDPKQRNFKRSFYRGNTEIELDSTGRFLIPKPLLGFAGISKEVIVVGMGKTIEIWDPERYDNFLINDPEVFADQARTYLSDANK; encoded by the coding sequence ATGGGGAATTTCTCTAGCGAATATTACTGCAAGCTTGACGCCAAAGGACGTCTGGTTTTGCCTGCCAAATTGAAGGCGGCACTACCGGAGACTTTTGGTAATGAGCTTGTTATGCGCAGAGGTTTTGACCCTTGTTTGGTGCTCTATCCCATGAATGAGTACCGTAAATTGGACAATAAAGTGTCTGCCTTAGATGACTTTGACCCCAAGCAAAGGAATTTTAAGCGCAGCTTTTACCGTGGAAATACTGAAATAGAACTGGATTCTACGGGCAGGTTTTTGATCCCCAAGCCATTGCTGGGGTTTGCTGGTATCAGCAAGGAAGTGATTGTAGTGGGGATGGGAAAGACCATCGAGATATGGGATCCGGAGCGATATGATAATTTCTTGATAAACGATCCAGAAGTGTTTGCCGATCAGGCGAGAACGTATTTGTCAGATGCTAATAAATGA